One genomic region from Sphingobacterium sp. UGAL515B_05 encodes:
- a CDS encoding nuclear transport factor 2 family protein has protein sequence MKTLVKTIAAAALIAVSTFTMAAEGPGSKSAKTNVNLSTADFALAHYVAVMTEGESAGVEQLFDEDFNQKIQTANLTSNSRSEVIKSLKKQKGEKLNCTVGTDVLEESADYMVARVTLKFEDFTKTDLVTFVREGNDWKVSKSINSYK, from the coding sequence ATGAAAACGCTAGTAAAAACAATCGCAGCAGCAGCTTTAATCGCAGTTTCCACATTTACTATGGCAGCTGAAGGCCCCGGATCAAAATCAGCAAAAACAAACGTTAACTTATCAACAGCAGACTTTGCTTTAGCGCACTATGTTGCGGTAATGACTGAAGGTGAGTCGGCTGGTGTAGAGCAACTGTTTGACGAAGATTTTAACCAAAAAATCCAAACGGCAAACTTGACGTCAAATAGCCGCAGTGAAGTGATTAAGTCCTTGAAAAAACAAAAAGGCGAGAAGCTAAACTGTACAGTGGGTACAGACGTCCTTGAAGAATCCGCAGATTATATGGTGGCTAGAGTGACCTTGAAATTTGAGGATTTTACAAAGACTGATCTAGTGACTTTTGTCCGTGAAGGAAACGACTGGAAAGTATCTAAATCGATCAATTCGTATAAATAG
- a CDS encoding nuclear transport factor 2 family protein, translating into MKTIVKTFTAAALIALSSVVIAAEKPVSKPEKVSVNLSTADFTLQHYVAVTTAGETVGLAQLFAEDFIQKIQAFKTQTYGRQTLIKSLKKQQGEILNCKTHIKIVEKSADYMVAKIVLKFDGFSMTDLVTLVYENGGWQVSKSVHSYQ; encoded by the coding sequence ATGAAAACAATTGTAAAAACATTCACAGCAGCAGCTTTAATCGCCTTATCGTCAGTTGTCATAGCAGCTGAAAAACCAGTATCAAAACCAGAAAAAGTTAGTGTTAATCTTTCCACAGCAGATTTCACTTTGCAGCATTATGTTGCTGTAACGACAGCTGGAGAAACTGTTGGTCTAGCGCAGTTGTTTGCGGAAGATTTTATCCAAAAAATCCAGGCCTTCAAGACGCAGACCTATGGACGCCAGACTTTGATTAAATCGTTGAAGAAACAGCAGGGTGAAATTTTAAATTGTAAAACGCATATCAAGATCGTCGAAAAATCCGCAGATTATATGGTTGCAAAGATTGTATTGAAATTTGATGGTTTCAGTATGACTGATCTGGTGACTTTAGTTTATGAGAATGGCGGTTGGCAGGTGTCCAAGTCAGTCCATTCTTATCAATAA
- a CDS encoding RNA polymerase sigma factor, producing the protein MAITEVDEKSIHIIKGCIDEDRRAQKDLYTIYYAMSLGICLRYANHREDAISILNEGFFKVFKNISKYDFQKPFSIWIKKIMTNTAIDFYRAKIKQGILVDVSMYEHTIVEDDSISQKLNYEDLLAMVQQLPPAYRTVFNLYAIDGYGHEEISGMLGIAIGTSKSNLHKARGRLAEMVEVQGVKFGKTEEKR; encoded by the coding sequence GTGGCGATAACAGAAGTTGACGAAAAATCTATCCATATTATTAAAGGATGTATTGATGAGGACCGCAGGGCTCAGAAAGATCTTTATACTATCTACTACGCTATGTCTTTAGGGATATGTCTGCGTTACGCTAATCACAGAGAGGATGCCATAAGTATTTTAAATGAAGGTTTTTTCAAGGTTTTTAAAAATATCAGTAAATATGATTTCCAGAAACCTTTTTCCATATGGATCAAAAAAATCATGACAAATACCGCAATTGATTTTTATCGAGCAAAGATTAAACAGGGCATTTTGGTCGATGTATCCATGTATGAGCATACCATTGTTGAAGATGATAGCATCAGTCAAAAGTTAAACTATGAAGATTTATTGGCCATGGTACAGCAGCTTCCACCTGCCTACAGGACAGTGTTCAATCTCTATGCGATCGATGGTTATGGACACGAAGAAATTAGTGGCATGTTGGGTATTGCCATTGGAACATCAAAATCTAATCTGCATAAGGCACGCGGCCGACTGGCAGAAATGGTGGAAGTTCAAGGTGTAAAATTTGGTAAAACTGAAGAGAAAAGATGA
- a CDS encoding tetratricopeptide repeat protein: MILKERIGHNYLKYLFTGTLSALLVTGYAQEVGKQQKEKKEKQQQQQNSVQGGGGEVQTMDSIDVVRDYRPMLADAVKVRRSPDMTHINRDAIETELRQIATATYLAQQKYKQAYYHELMKRHPDASQSNIDNYRISYLAYGAGEYKRASGMLEAIKPSDAFYQGAIMTLGHIALETGDKQTARNAFVKATKLDLDQQVKADALFNYAKILLAMDSTQAAQKVLEKYIAQEVKPVDPGSKRKESAETLSAEILRGTTNFHAGVSMLESLRERGREVNAIYQKVTYYRGLEFYNERAFENSISMFMRSEKFPINAEMAALATYWKAEAMYEVRKFGEAVENFSQFLSLPDARNSSLYNYANYGLAYAAYRNNRFELAADYFERFLTAGGTTVDQNIRYDVIARLGDSYLCLRDYSRANRYYDQLINSKAPNQDYALFQRGILFGLQGNNETKLSTLRSVLKQFPSSNYADDAAFEIPYTYFTMGDYGRAIEGLQAMVEKYPRSSYIPRALMTIGLVQYNNDEPEAAKATFQKVVEKYTRTAEAEQAMRFIENIYLDQGDASSYIRYAVGTNVSNLSPAELDNMAFQAAQSLFARGEYGAAVEAINAYFDKFPKPRQEKFARYIRGVSSYRTGHPQEALHDLNIILNDWTSKYSENTLLTVAALYLDLKEYNEAIVHLKKLELNEEYKKNYGYAVTNLMVCYFELGDMEQMAKYASLVKNYPGATQEEIAKAHLYSGKALLKEKNVASATKEFSLAALKSQSAIGAEARYRVGQLQYDNKEYDKALETAFDVINNRAAQEYWVAKSFLLLADAYARKGNAFQAKSTLKSIIDNYEKNDDIVPSAKERLQKLK; encoded by the coding sequence ATGATATTGAAAGAAAGAATCGGTCACAATTACCTGAAATACCTTTTTACTGGGACGCTTTCGGCTTTATTGGTAACAGGCTATGCACAGGAAGTGGGGAAACAGCAGAAAGAAAAGAAAGAGAAACAACAGCAACAGCAAAACAGTGTGCAAGGTGGCGGCGGAGAGGTTCAGACCATGGATTCCATTGATGTCGTACGCGACTACCGGCCTATGCTGGCCGATGCGGTTAAGGTGCGCCGCAGTCCGGATATGACGCATATCAACCGCGATGCTATCGAAACCGAGCTGCGCCAGATTGCCACAGCTACCTATTTAGCACAACAAAAATACAAACAGGCCTATTATCACGAATTGATGAAACGGCACCCAGACGCTTCGCAAAGTAATATCGATAATTATCGCATCAGCTATCTGGCTTACGGCGCCGGCGAATACAAAAGAGCAAGTGGTATGTTGGAGGCCATAAAACCTTCGGATGCCTTTTATCAGGGGGCGATCATGACATTAGGCCATATCGCTCTGGAGACTGGCGACAAGCAAACGGCACGAAATGCTTTTGTCAAAGCGACAAAACTGGATTTAGACCAGCAAGTGAAAGCCGATGCGCTGTTTAACTATGCTAAAATCTTGCTTGCAATGGACTCCACCCAGGCTGCACAAAAAGTCCTCGAAAAATATATCGCCCAAGAAGTGAAACCTGTCGATCCGGGTTCAAAAAGAAAGGAAAGTGCCGAAACACTATCCGCTGAAATTCTACGTGGAACGACCAACTTCCATGCCGGCGTTAGTATGCTGGAATCGCTTAGGGAGCGGGGGCGGGAAGTCAATGCGATCTATCAAAAGGTAACTTACTACCGCGGTCTGGAGTTTTATAACGAACGCGCTTTCGAGAATAGCATATCCATGTTTATGCGATCGGAAAAGTTTCCTATCAATGCCGAAATGGCCGCTCTTGCAACTTATTGGAAAGCAGAGGCTATGTATGAGGTGCGCAAATTTGGCGAAGCGGTAGAAAACTTCTCTCAGTTCCTAAGCCTGCCCGATGCGCGGAATAGCAGCCTGTATAATTATGCCAATTATGGATTGGCCTATGCGGCCTATCGAAACAACCGTTTTGAGCTGGCGGCCGATTATTTTGAACGCTTTCTGACCGCTGGCGGAACCACAGTGGATCAGAATATACGGTATGATGTTATTGCACGTCTGGGCGATTCCTACCTGTGTCTGCGCGATTACAGCCGGGCCAACAGATATTACGATCAGCTGATCAACAGCAAAGCGCCCAATCAGGATTATGCCTTATTCCAGCGCGGTATCTTATTTGGTCTGCAAGGTAACAACGAAACCAAGCTCAGTACGCTGCGGTCCGTTCTGAAACAATTTCCATCTTCGAACTATGCGGATGATGCAGCCTTTGAAATTCCTTACACTTATTTCACGATGGGTGATTATGGCCGTGCGATCGAAGGACTACAGGCAATGGTTGAAAAGTACCCTCGCAGTAGTTATATTCCGCGTGCCTTAATGACGATTGGGCTCGTGCAGTACAATAACGATGAACCCGAAGCGGCGAAAGCCACCTTCCAAAAAGTAGTAGAGAAATACACCAGAACTGCTGAGGCGGAGCAGGCGATGCGTTTTATTGAAAATATCTACCTTGATCAGGGGGATGCTTCGAGCTATATCCGTTATGCTGTCGGTACCAATGTCAGTAATCTGAGTCCAGCAGAGCTAGATAACATGGCTTTCCAGGCGGCTCAGTCGCTATTCGCCCGAGGCGAATACGGAGCGGCAGTGGAGGCGATCAACGCCTATTTTGATAAATTTCCAAAACCCAGACAAGAAAAATTTGCCCGTTATATCCGTGGGGTGAGTTCGTACCGTACGGGGCACCCACAGGAAGCATTACACGATCTAAATATTATTCTGAACGACTGGACGAGCAAGTATTCAGAGAATACCTTGCTGACGGTGGCTGCGCTCTATCTGGATCTTAAAGAATACAATGAGGCTATTGTGCATCTTAAAAAATTGGAACTCAATGAGGAATATAAAAAGAACTATGGCTACGCAGTAACGAACCTGATGGTGTGTTACTTCGAACTCGGCGATATGGAGCAAATGGCCAAGTATGCGAGCCTGGTTAAGAATTATCCTGGTGCAACACAGGAGGAAATTGCTAAGGCACATTTATACAGTGGAAAAGCTTTATTGAAAGAAAAGAATGTAGCGTCTGCTACGAAAGAGTTCAGCCTGGCTGCGCTGAAAAGCCAATCGGCGATCGGCGCGGAGGCCCGTTACCGTGTGGGACAATTACAGTATGATAACAAGGAATACGATAAAGCGCTGGAAACAGCTTTTGATGTAATCAACAATAGGGCAGCACAAGAATACTGGGTAGCCAAGAGCTTCTTATTACTTGCCGATGCCTATGCGCGAAAAGGCAATGCCTTTCAGGCGAAGAGTACATTGAAAAGTATTATTGATAACTACGAAAAAAATGATGATATCGTCCCATCAGCAAAAGAACGCTTGCAGAAATTGAAGTAA